The Vitis riparia cultivar Riparia Gloire de Montpellier isolate 1030 chromosome 3, EGFV_Vit.rip_1.0, whole genome shotgun sequence genome includes a region encoding these proteins:
- the LOC117910794 gene encoding protein PLANT CADMIUM RESISTANCE 7-like, translated as MYYGHSDHEQYGAGGHMSHATAPGFHNPSPAPPPRYTAPYVVQHPGGTIRWSSGLCHCCDHPENCLITCVCPCITFGQIAEIVSKGSPNCAVSGTIYTVLCFIGLPCLYSCVYRSRLRAQYDLEESPCVDCLVHFFCEACSLCQEYRELKSRGFDMGIGWEANADRQRRGITVPPVMAQGMNR; from the exons ATGTATTATGGACATTCTGACCATGAGCAGTACGGTGCAGGTGGGCATATGAGTCATGCCACAGCTCCCGGATTCCATAATCCTAGCCCAGCACCACCACCACGTTATACTGCCCCGTATGTTGTACAGCATCCCGGCGGCACCATCCGCTGGTCTTCTGGTCTCTGCCACTGCTGTGATCATCCTGAAAACT GTTTGATCACTTGCGTTTGCCCTTGCATCACATTTGGGCAGATTGCTGAGATAGTGAGCAAAGGATCCCCAA ATTGTGCGGTGAGTGGTACGATCTATACGGTATTGTGTTTCATTGGTTTGCCGTGCTTGTATTCTTGTGTCTATCGTTCAAGATTGAGGGCTCAGTATGACCTGGAAGAGTCGCCTTGCGTTGATTGCCTGGTCCACTTCTTTTGTGAGGCCTGTTCACTGTGCCAGGAGTACAGGGAGCTCAAGAGCCGTGGATTTGACATGGGGATAG GTTGGGAAGCCAATGCTGATAGACAAAGACGGGGAATTACAGTACCTCCGGTGATGGCTCAAGGCATGAACAGATGA